The Corallococcus soli region GCGCCCGCGCGCACGTTGCCGGTGCCCAGCCCCACGGCGAAGCCCGACCGGGAGCGCGCCTCCAGCACGGCCTCGCGCATGCCGGGGTGCACCCGGTACTCGCGCTCATCGACCTTGGGAACCTCCTCGGCCAGGTGGGCGACGTACGCGTCGACGACCGCGCTGATGGTCTCCTCGGAGACCGGCACGCCGATGATGCCCAGCGCCTTGCGGACGATGGCCCGGTCCGTCATGCCGGACATGCTGAAGCTGTCGCACGCGTCGCGGCGCCGGTGGAGCCGCTCGAAGGCCAGGGCCATGGAGCGACGCCCCGCGCCGCCAGTGGTGACGAGGGTGCCATCGATGTCGAAGAGGAGGACGGTGGGGCGCATGGCCCCTCATCTAACGGAAGGCCCCGCCCGACGCGAGCCCGGAGAAGGCCACCGTCGGGCTTCAGGGCTCGGCCAGCGTGAGGCCCTGCTGGAGGGCCTCACGCACCTGGGGAACGTCCTCCAGGGGGAGTCGTTCCTCCAGCGCCTCCCGGACCCGTTGGCCTCCCAGACGACCGAGCGCCTGGGCCACCGCCTCGCGGATCCGCACGTCCCGGTCCTCCAGCCGGGCCCGCAGCGCCGTCACGGCCTCGAACCCCAGGCATTGCCCCAGCGCCGCGGCGGCGCGGGTGCGGACGTCCGCGGGCCTGCGCGGATCCTCCATCATCGCCTGAAGTGTCTGCCCCGCCTGTGGGACTTCCACCAGCGCCAGCGCCGTCACGGCCCGCAGGCGTTGCGCGTCGGGGACGCTGGGATCCTC contains the following coding sequences:
- a CDS encoding HAD family hydrolase; amino-acid sequence: MRPTVLLFDIDGTLVTTGGAGRRSMALAFERLHRRRDACDSFSMSGMTDRAIVRKALGIIGVPVSEETISAVVDAYVAHLAEEVPKVDEREYRVHPGMREAVLEARSRSGFAVGLGTGNVRAGARVKLERGRIHDQFAFGGFGCDFEDRVALIRHGAQAGAAQLGQPLEACRVVIIGDTPKDVEAAKGIGAETIGVGTGNFTPQALRDAGAEWAFADFSAPEAMEALLVGR
- a CDS encoding HEAT repeat domain-containing protein: MRDEALRLLTQSQVAGSSWRRLGPEVVPVLAALSEDPSVPDAQRLRAVTALALVEVPQAGQTLQAMMEDPRRPADVRTRAAAALGQCLGFEAVTALRARLEDRDVRIREAVAQALGRLGGQRVREALEERLPLEDVPQVREALQQGLTLAEP